From the Bacteroidota bacterium genome, one window contains:
- the rnhA gene encoding ribonuclease HI, with protein sequence MYTDGSSRGNPGPGGYGVVLISGEHRKELSQGYRLTTNNRMELMSVIVGLEALKKEGQRVTIFSDSKYVVDSVEKKWVFGWEKKGFSGKKNPDLWQRFLRIYRKHHVKFHWVKGHAHTPENNRCDELAVAASFHSHLLIDQGYTGPE encoded by the coding sequence ATTTATACAGACGGCAGTTCGCGTGGAAATCCCGGGCCCGGAGGCTATGGTGTAGTTCTCATCTCCGGTGAACACAGAAAAGAATTATCGCAAGGTTACCGCCTGACCACCAACAACAGGATGGAGCTGATGAGTGTGATTGTCGGCCTTGAAGCTTTGAAAAAAGAAGGGCAAAGAGTCACCATTTTTTCCGATTCCAAATACGTTGTGGATTCCGTTGAAAAGAAATGGGTTTTCGGCTGGGAGAAAAAAGGTTTTTCAGGTAAAAAAAATCCTGACCTCTGGCAGCGCTTTCTCAGAATATACAGGAAGCATCATGTGAAATTTCATTGGGTAAAAGGTCACGCTCATACACCGGAAAATAATCGTTGTGATGAACTTGCGGTGGCGGCATCTTTTCATTCACATTTATTGATTGACCAGGGATACACCGGACCGGAATAA
- the kbl gene encoding glycine C-acetyltransferase, with protein MYDTLKPVLVKELEEIKSAGLFKTERIITTPQGADITANGKQVINFCANNYLGLSSHPKVIEAAKKAIDTHGYGMSSVRFICGTQDIHKELEQKISAFLGTEDTILYAAAFDANGGVFEPLLNEQDAIISDELNHASIIDGVRLCKAQRFRYKHNTMEELEKILQDTQSLRHRMIVTDGVFSMDGTIAQLDKIVELADKYKALIMIDECHASGFMGKTGRGTHEYRGVMGKIDIITGTLGKALGGAMGGFTSGRKEIIDLLRQRSRPYLFSNSLAPSIVGASIAVIDMLSETTALRDKLWENTKYFREKITAAGFDIKPGEHPIVPIMLYEAKLAQEFASRLMDEGIYVIGFFYPVVAKGNARIRVQISAGHDRHHLDKAVAAFTKIGKELNVLKA; from the coding sequence ATGTACGACACATTAAAACCGGTTCTTGTAAAGGAACTTGAAGAGATAAAATCTGCCGGGCTATTCAAAACGGAGCGTATCATTACGACCCCACAGGGCGCCGATATTACGGCAAACGGAAAACAGGTCATTAATTTTTGCGCAAACAATTATCTTGGTTTGTCTTCACATCCCAAGGTTATTGAAGCCGCAAAAAAAGCGATTGATACCCATGGGTATGGAATGTCTTCTGTACGTTTTATTTGTGGAACCCAGGATATACACAAGGAGCTGGAGCAAAAAATCTCTGCTTTTCTTGGAACTGAAGACACAATTCTGTACGCGGCAGCTTTTGATGCAAATGGAGGAGTTTTCGAACCCTTGTTGAATGAACAAGACGCCATCATCAGTGATGAGCTAAATCATGCTTCCATTATCGATGGTGTTCGTTTGTGCAAAGCTCAGCGTTTTCGTTACAAACACAATACGATGGAGGAGCTGGAGAAAATTCTTCAGGATACACAATCATTGCGTCATCGTATGATCGTTACCGATGGTGTTTTCAGCATGGATGGAACCATCGCTCAATTGGATAAAATCGTTGAGCTTGCCGATAAATACAAAGCACTCATTATGATTGATGAGTGTCATGCGTCCGGATTTATGGGAAAAACCGGTCGTGGTACGCATGAATATCGCGGAGTGATGGGAAAGATCGACATCATCACCGGAACTTTAGGAAAAGCACTTGGCGGTGCGATGGGAGGATTTACTTCCGGCCGCAAAGAAATCATTGATTTGTTGCGTCAGCGCTCTCGTCCATATTTGTTTTCCAATTCGCTGGCTCCAAGTATTGTCGGCGCATCTATCGCGGTGATTGATATGTTGAGCGAAACAACCGCCTTGCGCGATAAATTGTGGGAGAACACAAAATATTTTCGTGAGAAAATTACTGCTGCCGGATTTGATATAAAACCCGGTGAACATCCGATTGTACCGATCATGCTGTACGAAGCCAAGCTGGCACAGGAATTCGCGTCCAGACTGATGGATGAAGGAATTTATGTCATCGGATTCTTTTATCCGGTTGTAGCCAAAGGAAATGCACGCATCCGTGTACAGATTTCAGCGGGCCACGATCGTCATCATCTCGATAAAGCTGTGGCAGCGTTTACCAAAATCGGTAAAGAACTGAATGTTTTAAAAGCGTAA
- a CDS encoding glycosyltransferase family 39 protein: MQAENNLSTQNTVTGTLKYGSWFALLIFFVNLILKLWFLSYNDLALDEPFTLFHSQKSFAGIFEMLRGENNPPLYFLFMKIWTSTFGIGAFAARFPSVVFSSLAAAIIYLTGRKFFNLRTGLIASLLFSFSNTHLFYAQDARVYALFFLLAVCSNYIFFCLQQTPGSKKLLISWIILNVLLLYSHFFGIVFVFFQLIAVLSLKQLRESLLKQTLWCCFALILLFSPYISILIQRFISTTGNTPWIQPPLWSDLYTMFWRFSNTPVNTVIMLALLFIGIYLSFSRKKINNVVLTDKFRILLFLLFIPFLFIFFVSFKIPLFLDRYLIFVSLYYYLLVAISIDFLFPKKSWSTGIAMLLPLLMAFSYHFKSEKNRNVKELVEKVRTGTGENTAIYIYPEWFDLNFVYYYEKDWFTKPDETRSLLNDHHIYPILHPEDLDSNSLSSFKDVFLIDAEGGTYDEGNPFAVKIETIFPKKEISEIYEHLYIIHFSKAE; this comes from the coding sequence ATGCAAGCGGAAAATAATCTTTCTACACAAAACACAGTCACCGGCACCTTGAAATACGGGAGCTGGTTTGCCTTGCTTATTTTTTTTGTCAACCTGATTCTTAAGCTTTGGTTTCTCTCTTACAACGACCTGGCGCTTGACGAACCATTTACACTTTTTCATTCGCAAAAATCCTTTGCAGGAATTTTTGAAATGCTAAGAGGTGAAAATAATCCTCCGCTGTATTTTCTATTTATGAAAATATGGACAAGTACATTTGGCATCGGAGCTTTCGCGGCAAGATTCCCTTCCGTGGTTTTCAGTTCATTGGCTGCTGCCATAATTTATCTGACCGGAAGAAAATTCTTTAATCTGAGAACAGGTCTGATCGCGAGTTTGCTATTCTCATTCTCCAATACACATTTGTTTTATGCTCAGGATGCAAGGGTTTATGCTCTTTTCTTCCTCCTTGCTGTCTGCTCCAATTATATTTTCTTTTGTCTTCAGCAAACACCAGGTTCAAAAAAACTTCTGATCAGCTGGATCATTTTGAATGTACTCCTACTCTATTCTCACTTCTTCGGAATCGTATTTGTTTTCTTTCAATTAATTGCTGTACTAAGTTTAAAGCAACTCCGTGAATCATTACTCAAACAAACTCTTTGGTGCTGTTTTGCTTTGATTTTGCTGTTCTCTCCATACATATCAATCCTTATTCAACGTTTTATCAGTACAACAGGGAATACACCCTGGATTCAGCCTCCTTTATGGTCGGATTTATACACTATGTTCTGGCGCTTTTCCAACACACCGGTGAATACTGTGATCATGTTGGCTCTTTTATTCATTGGTATTTATCTTTCATTTTCCCGTAAAAAAATAAATAACGTTGTCTTAACCGACAAATTCAGAATTCTGCTGTTTCTTCTTTTCATTCCTTTCCTCTTTATTTTTTTCGTCTCATTCAAGATCCCTCTGTTTCTTGACAGGTACCTGATATTTGTGTCTTTGTACTATTATCTGCTAGTCGCAATAAGTATAGATTTCCTCTTTCCAAAGAAATCCTGGTCCACCGGAATCGCAATGCTACTGCCACTGTTAATGGCTTTTTCATATCACTTCAAATCAGAAAAAAACCGGAACGTAAAAGAATTAGTTGAAAAAGTCAGGACCGGAACAGGTGAGAATACAGCCATTTACATTTACCCCGAATGGTTTGATTTAAATTTTGTTTATTACTATGAGAAAGATTGGTTCACTAAGCCGGATGAAACCAGAAGTCTCTTGAACGACCATCATATCTATCCCATTTTACATCCGGAGGATCTTGACAGCAATTCATTAAGTTCATTCAAAGATGTATTTTTGATCGATGCTGAAGGAGGGACATATGACGAGGGCAATCCCTTTGCAGTAAAAATTGAAACTATCTTTCCAAAAAAAGAAATTTCTGAAATTTACGAGCATCTTTACATCATCCATTTCAGTAAAGCCGAATGA
- a CDS encoding DUF2807 domain-containing protein, with product MSKNQMNDKILKSGWKSILLIMSISFLLSTCKKDHMMDCIISSGDEVTEYRPAGWFSHVDMKDRVDLVVRKSSEHYIRVTAGSHLIDGIITELSNGTLYIRNENRCNWVRSFKNKYTVEIGVDSLQSIATYGNGSITCPDTLNAYEFTFDSWNASGSIDLLLSCQTSHLNNNTGRIDMWVAGKTGVSYIAFNDVAYLDASKLVSDLTYMRNNSTGDLKVCATHELEVEIRYSGNIYYTGNPYRIKEDITGTGKLIPF from the coding sequence ATGAGCAAGAATCAAATGAACGATAAGATACTAAAATCAGGATGGAAATCTATCCTGCTAATAATGAGTATTTCCTTTTTGTTGAGTACATGCAAAAAAGATCACATGATGGATTGTATCATAAGTTCAGGGGATGAAGTAACTGAATACAGACCTGCAGGTTGGTTTAGCCATGTAGACATGAAAGATCGTGTCGATCTTGTTGTTCGTAAATCATCCGAACATTATATCCGGGTGACTGCAGGATCTCATTTGATCGACGGAATCATCACAGAGTTGAGCAACGGTACATTGTACATCCGCAATGAGAACCGTTGCAACTGGGTCCGGAGTTTTAAAAACAAATACACAGTAGAAATTGGGGTGGACAGCCTTCAATCCATCGCGACTTATGGGAATGGCAGTATCACTTGTCCGGATACATTAAACGCTTACGAATTTACTTTTGATTCCTGGAATGCTTCCGGAAGTATTGACCTTTTACTGAGCTGCCAGACTTCACATCTGAACAACAATACCGGACGTATTGATATGTGGGTAGCGGGAAAAACCGGGGTGAGTTATATCGCTTTCAACGATGTCGCCTACCTTGATGCTTCAAAGTTGGTTTCAGATCTGACTTATATGCGAAACAATTCCACCGGTGACTTAAAAGTTTGTGCCACACATGAACTGGAGGTTGAAATCCGCTATTCAGGAAATATTTATTACACAGGAAACCCTTATCGCATTAAAGAAGATATTACCGGAACAGGGAAACTTATTCCTTTTTAA
- a CDS encoding acyloxyacyl hydrolase, with the protein MSYRILILLFFISIAEAKGLVNDSTPGSWGIEVKAEYGFVMAHRPAVLPLQQEHVRGLEVTFLKPTTGKKFWEDRFLHPDVGLTIAAFDLGSPDYLGKGIAVYPFINFPLHRTEDWNLYFRYGMGLGWIEKIFNIEDRIKNGAIGSHLNGVLHLNFHTEKKLNEHSFISAGIGLTHYSNGSTAMPNLGINIPTAHLGFMHYFGNPVAHEQPVETAVTKKGRIEFYIAGAFKKIYPPLGKVYPAGTLSVARMQAISARSDWGAGIDIFYDESILEKLTRDHQLSATSADNFRPGIYGAYQVAAGNLGLMFNMGFYPYSKWKGDGNFYHRICFRYYIHNFIVCMNLKTHYAKADFIEWGLGWRFGKR; encoded by the coding sequence ATGAGCTACCGGATCCTGATTTTACTTTTTTTTATTTCAATCGCTGAGGCAAAAGGTCTGGTGAATGACTCCACTCCCGGTTCCTGGGGAATTGAAGTAAAAGCTGAATATGGATTCGTCATGGCGCACAGACCAGCAGTTCTTCCTTTACAGCAGGAACATGTGCGCGGTCTTGAAGTGACATTCCTGAAACCAACAACAGGCAAGAAATTCTGGGAAGATAGATTTCTGCATCCTGATGTTGGTCTAACCATTGCTGCATTCGATTTGGGTAGTCCGGATTATCTTGGAAAAGGAATCGCAGTTTATCCTTTCATCAATTTCCCTCTGCATCGAACTGAAGACTGGAATTTGTATTTCCGCTATGGTATGGGCCTCGGATGGATTGAGAAGATATTTAATATTGAAGATCGGATTAAAAACGGAGCGATTGGTTCTCATCTGAATGGAGTATTGCATTTAAATTTTCATACAGAAAAAAAACTGAACGAACATTCATTTATAAGCGCAGGCATTGGCCTGACGCATTATTCCAACGGTAGCACAGCAATGCCCAATCTGGGTATCAATATTCCGACCGCGCATCTTGGCTTCATGCATTACTTTGGAAATCCGGTTGCACATGAACAACCTGTGGAAACTGCTGTCACAAAAAAAGGAAGAATCGAATTTTACATCGCGGGAGCATTCAAAAAGATTTACCCTCCACTCGGAAAAGTGTATCCTGCCGGAACATTATCAGTCGCAAGGATGCAGGCTATTTCCGCTCGAAGTGATTGGGGCGCAGGCATCGATATATTCTATGATGAAAGTATTCTGGAAAAACTGACGCGCGACCATCAGTTGTCGGCTACTTCTGCCGATAATTTTCGCCCCGGAATATATGGCGCTTATCAGGTTGCTGCAGGAAACCTTGGGCTCATGTTCAATATGGGTTTCTATCCCTATTCCAAATGGAAGGGAGATGGAAATTTTTATCATAGAATATGCTTCCGGTATTACATACATAATTTTATTGTGTGCATGAATCTGAAAACACATTACGCGAAAGCGGATTTTATTGAATGGGGTCTCGGCTGGAGATTCGGGAAAAGATGA
- a CDS encoding WG repeat-containing protein, producing MKKTGLLFVLLLWGYSGVFSQVNLFPVKMNNKWGFVDRNGKMVVNPEYDAVGSYAESFIPVKIGNVWGFADLTGKISINPQFTDVHNFSNGYAGVRVNGKWGFISAKTKTLVTPQFSQVEDFSEGVAAVEISTSWAFVDTLGKIVINPQFSKAKKFTEGLAPVQIGLAWGFVNKADKYIITPQFEKAEPFHEGLAAVRLNGKWGYINKEGAVVIPYQFNEASDFNDGCATVRLGNLWGYIGKDGSYIINPKFEDDINGEMDDKVFSEGLAAVRIDGKWGYINKTGKFIITPQYSTAGKFQNGIAPVKLNSKRGYIDKTGRTIWMQLN from the coding sequence ATGAAGAAAACAGGTTTGCTTTTTGTTTTGTTATTGTGGGGATACTCAGGTGTATTTTCACAGGTGAATTTATTCCCTGTGAAGATGAATAACAAATGGGGCTTTGTTGACAGAAACGGTAAAATGGTTGTCAATCCGGAGTATGATGCTGTGGGATCTTATGCTGAATCTTTTATACCCGTAAAAATCGGTAACGTCTGGGGATTCGCGGATCTTACCGGAAAAATTTCCATCAACCCGCAGTTTACGGATGTCCATAATTTTTCAAACGGTTACGCCGGGGTGAGGGTAAATGGCAAATGGGGGTTTATCAGTGCAAAGACGAAAACACTGGTGACACCACAGTTTTCGCAAGTGGAAGATTTTTCAGAAGGTGTTGCCGCTGTTGAAATTTCTACTTCATGGGCATTTGTGGATACACTTGGAAAAATTGTAATCAACCCTCAGTTCAGCAAAGCGAAAAAATTTACTGAAGGCCTTGCTCCTGTGCAAATCGGTCTGGCCTGGGGTTTTGTCAATAAGGCTGATAAATATATCATCACTCCGCAATTTGAAAAGGCCGAACCTTTCCATGAAGGATTGGCAGCGGTTCGACTCAACGGGAAATGGGGTTATATCAATAAAGAAGGTGCTGTAGTAATTCCATACCAATTCAATGAAGCATCAGATTTCAACGATGGCTGCGCAACAGTACGTCTTGGAAATTTATGGGGTTATATCGGAAAAGATGGAAGCTATATCATCAATCCAAAATTTGAAGATGACATTAATGGTGAGATGGATGATAAGGTCTTTTCAGAAGGTTTAGCAGCCGTAAGAATCGACGGGAAATGGGGCTATATCAACAAAACAGGAAAATTTATCATCACTCCTCAATATTCTACTGCCGGAAAATTTCAGAATGGAATTGCGCCCGTTAAATTGAATTCCAAACGTGGCTATATTGATAAAACCGGAAGAACAATTTGGATGCAATTGAACTGA